Proteins encoded by one window of Salvia splendens isolate huo1 chromosome 5, SspV2, whole genome shotgun sequence:
- the LOC121805174 gene encoding (-)-5-epieremophilene synthase STPS3-like, producing the protein MSTVNSNSFYHRPEANFSPSLWGDRFINYISDSNVTEKYSKTVEVLKNDVKSLLTTPETKMIDTMNLIDTIERLGIAYHFENEIEEILQHYFHLNTNYQDDEVYDLYTVSLHFRLFRQHGHPIPSEIFGKWLDVDGKFEESLKSDAKGLLSLYEASYLRTRGETILDDALAFTTATLKSMAPNLKSPLKEQVVHALVQPLHFNIPRVEASRFISVYEEEEQKNETLMKLAKIDYNLLQIIHKEELSHISRWWKELGLISKLSYARDRVVECYFWALGVCHEPQYSRARVMLAKTIAMISLIDDTYDAYGTIEELEIFTEAIQRWDDGEIAQLPEYMRPLYKAVLELYEQFEEELDGEGRSYTVYYAIEALKELVRGYLVEAKWFIKGYLPPFEEYLSNGLVTSTYHYLTATSYLGMGSARKQDFEWLSKEPKMLVAALEICRLVDDAASYEVEKERGQVATGIDSYMRENGVTKEEAKAKFWEMCMDAWKDSNEEYIKACCYISKDILMIIFNLERVIDVVYKNSEDGYTHPQKVLEPHIIALLVDPIKV; encoded by the exons atgtCGACTGTAAATTCGAACAGTTTCTATCATCGTCCTGAGGCCAACTTCTCCCCCAGCTTGTGGGGTGATCGCTTCATCAATTACATTTCTGACTCCAAT GTGACAGAAAAGTATTCCAAGACAGTTGAAGTACTGaaaaatgatgtgaaaagtCTGCTAACAACTCCAGAAACCAAAATGATAGACACCATGAATCTGATCGACACCATTGAGCGCCTTGGCATCGCCTATCATTTTGAGAACGAAATTGAAGAGATATTGCAACATTATTTCCATCTCAATACCAATTATCAAGATGATGAAGTCTATGACTTGTACACTGTTTCTCTCCATTTTAGATTGTTCAGGCAGCATGGCCATCCTATACCTTCTG aaatatttGGTAAATGGCTGGATGTGGATGGAAAATTCGAGGAGAGCCTCAAGAGCGATGCAAAGGGTCTGCTGAGTTTGTACGAAGCTTCGTATCTTAGAACACGTGGAGAAACCATACTAGACGACGCACTTGCTTTTACTACGGCCACTCTCAAATCCATGGCGCCAAACCTCAAATCACCCCTCAAGGAACAAGTTGTGCATGCCCTTGTGCAGCCCCTGCATTTCAACATTCCGAGAGTTGAAGCAAGCAGGTTCATCTCCGTATACGAAGAAGAAGAGCAAAAAAATGAAACCTTGATGAAACTGGCCAAGATAGACTATAACTTGCTGCAAATTATTCATAAAGAAGAGCTCAGCCATATCTCAAG gtgGTGGAAAGAATTAGGGCTTATCTCGAAACTTAGTTACGCAAGAGATAGGGTGGTGGAGTGTTACTTCTGGGCGTTGGGAGTGTGCCATGAGCCACAATATTCTCGTGCTCGTGTCATGCTGGCCAAAACCATTGCTATGATATCTCTAATAGATGACACCTATGATGCTTATGGTACAATCGAGGAACTCGAGATTTTTACTGAGGCAATACAGAG GTGGGATGATGGAGAAATTGCTCAACTACCCGAGTATATGAGACCTCTCTACAAAGCTGTTTTAGAACTCTATGAGCAATTCGAAGAAGAATTGGATGGGGAAGGACGATCCTACACAGTATACTATGCCATTGAAGCA CTAAAGGAATTGGTGAGGGGCTATCTTGTTGAGGCAAAGTGGTTCATAAAGGGATACTTGCCACCATTTGAGGAATACCTAAGCAACGGTCTCGTTACCAGCACCTACCATTACCTCACCGCCACTTCTTACCTGGGAATGGGCTCTGCTCGAAAACAAGACTTCGAATGGCTAAGTAAGGAGCCTAAAATGCTTGTTGCTGCACTCGAAATATGTCGATTGGTTGATGATGCAGCTAGTTATGAG GTAGAGAAGGAGAGAGGTCAAGTTGCTACTGGAATTGACAGCTACATGAGAGAGAATGGTGTGACAAAAGAAGAGGCCAAGGCCAAATTTTGGGAAATGTGTATGGATGCATGGAAGGATAGCAACGAGGAATATATAAAGGCGTGTTGCTATATATCAAAGGATATCCTTATGATAATATTCAATTTGGAACGAGTAATTGATGTTGTGTACAAGAACAGTGAAGATGGATATACTCATCCCCAAAAGGTTCTGGAGCCTCATATTATTGCATTGCTAGTCGATCCCATCAAGGTTTAG